The Hordeum vulgare subsp. vulgare chromosome 4H, MorexV3_pseudomolecules_assembly, whole genome shotgun sequence genomic interval CAATCACGGTGTATTCATGTGCTCAAAATCTGCCTCATCATACGATAGACGGCATTATTGTACAGAACCACGCAGAGAAAAGCTAGACAGGCTTATATAACTATCAGTACTCGTTGAAATGTATGGCGCCGAGCTTCCACACCACGTACGTGGTGCCGAACATGACGGTGGTGATGATCCCGAAGGACGCCGCGACGATGAGCACGTCCGTGCCCACGGGCAGCGCCGCCAGCCAGTCGAACGTCCACCCTTCCTTGGGCATGCCGCGCTTGGTGTCGTCCAGCAGGTTGCTCGGCGCCTCCGGCAGCCCCGACCGCTTCCGCCCGCCCTTCTTGCCGCCGTCCGTCTCCCGCAGCGCGTCCAGCACCCGGCTCCCGAACTCCGGcttggacgacgacgacgacgacgagcccTTCTTGTCCGCCGGCGACGCCCCGCCGCCCCCCGGCTCCGCGTACTTGCCCAGCACGCGCGCCGCGCGTAGCCGCTCCCGAGCCGTCAGCGGCACCCGCTTCGGCGGCTCGCCCGGCTGCGGCTGCTGGCCGTTGCCGGACGCCACCGGGTTCACGCCGGCGCTGATGGTTGCGCTTTCCTCCTGCGCCTCCACCGGCGCCGCCCGGTCGTTGTCCGTGGTCGCGCAGGGTCTTGCATGCTTGAGCTCGCTCTGAGGCCTCTGCGGAGCTGCAGCGGTTCCTATCTTGTGGAAAGCATGCCTGGAGCAGAAGGCGAGCTGGGTGTAGGACGGGGAAGATCTGGAGATGCCTCCTATCTGCTGTACATACACATCCGGTTGCACCAAGAACCAAAGATTCAGTTAGCAAAGTATCTCATTTCGCCAACAATTTTTGGCATGATCCTAGATAGTCCAAACTACTAGATGAATTCATGCCTAAATTGGATGATAGCGTTAGCATTCAAGACACGAACTGAACTGAGCAGCAGAAAAATTCAGGCTCCTCGTGCACGAAACTCGTTACAACAAGAGGCATGGCCGGCATAACTTTAGTTATAACTCAAACGACGACACGATTCCTAGAaagtggaggagggggaggaggaagatgaagcggGGGCTTACTTTGGCAGTGGCAACCTTGGAGGGAGAGGAACTGAGGCTGGTGGCAGCCATCTTCTTCTCACCTGCTCGGCCACTGCATTTTGTGCTCTAGGGAAGAAGAGATAGAATTTGTGAGGCCATCCCGTAGGGGGGCGACTGCTTAC includes:
- the LOC123448902 gene encoding uncharacterized protein LOC123448902 isoform X2 encodes the protein MAATSLSSSPSKVATAKIGGISRSSPSYTQLAFCSRHAFHKIGTAAAPQRPQSELKHARPCATTDNDRAAPVEAQEESATISAGVNPVASGNGQQPQPGEPPKRVPLTARERLRAARVLGKYAEPGGGGASPADKKGSSSSSSSKPEFGSRVLDALRETDGGKKGGRKRSGLPEAPSNLLDDTKRGMPKEGWTFDWLAALPVGTDVLIVAASFGIITTVMFGTTYVVWKLGAIHFNEY
- the LOC123448902 gene encoding uncharacterized protein LOC123448902 isoform X1, producing the protein MAATSLSSSPSKVATAKQIGGISRSSPSYTQLAFCSRHAFHKIGTAAAPQRPQSELKHARPCATTDNDRAAPVEAQEESATISAGVNPVASGNGQQPQPGEPPKRVPLTARERLRAARVLGKYAEPGGGGASPADKKGSSSSSSSKPEFGSRVLDALRETDGGKKGGRKRSGLPEAPSNLLDDTKRGMPKEGWTFDWLAALPVGTDVLIVAASFGIITTVMFGTTYVVWKLGAIHFNEY